A window from Theobroma cacao cultivar B97-61/B2 chromosome 3, Criollo_cocoa_genome_V2, whole genome shotgun sequence encodes these proteins:
- the LOC18605585 gene encoding probable prolyl 4-hydroxylase 12 isoform X1: MALLHSIFLLLLFACSFSNISAESRKELRDEEVHEESVIQSRLSAQSNTIDPSRVMQLLWQPRVFLYNGFLSDEECDHLISLGHGAKEGILGINDDRVNVGTNRQLTSSEPLLNTEDKVLAMIEERISTWTFLPRDNGEPLQVRRHGLEGTEQNLDYFGNISTVALSEPLMATLILYLSNVTRGGEILFPHAEPRSKIWSDCAKSSNIVKPVKGNAILFFTTHLNASPDGSSSHARCPVLEGEMWFATKFFCLRAVKGDKVSFDSDGNECVDEDANCPQWAALGECQRNPVFMVGSPDYYGTCRKTCNAC; the protein is encoded by the exons ATGGCTTTACttcattcaatttttcttcttctgcttTTTGCCTGTTCTTTCTCCAACATCTCTGCTGAAAG CCGGAAGGAGTTGAGGGATGAGGAGGTTCACGAGGAAAGTGTTATACAATCGAGGCTTTCAGCTCAATCAAACACGATTGACCCATCACGAGTAATGCAACTTTTATGGCAGCCAAG GGTCTTTCTGTATAATGGCTTTTTATCAGATGAGGAGTGCGACCACCTAATTTCTTTG GGTCATGGAGCGAAAGAAGGAATTTTAGGGATCAATGATGATCGAGTTAATGTTGGGACAAACAGGCAGCTCACAAGTTCTGAACCTTTGCTGAATACAGAA GATAAAGTACTTGCAATGATtgaggaaagaatttcaaCTTGGACTTTCCTTCCCAGAG ATAATGGTGAGCCTCTACAGGTTAGGCGCCATGGACTTGAGGGGACTGAACAAAACTTGGATTATTTTGGCAATATTTCCACAGTGGCTTTAAGCGAGCCTTTGATGGCAACTTTGATTTTGTATCTTTCAAATGTTACTAGGGGTGGTGAGATTCTTTTCCCCCACGCAGAG CCAAGGAGCAAGATATGGTCAGATTGTGCAAAGTCCAGCAATATCGTAAAACCCGTTAAGGGAAATGCGATTCTGTTTTTCACTACTCACCTCAATGCATCTCCTGATGGTAGCAGCTCACATGCCAGATGCCCTGTTCTCGAAGGAGAAATGTGGTTTGCCACCAAATTCTTCTGCCTAAGGGCTGTTAAAGGGGATAAAGTCTCATTTGACTCTGATGGAAATGAATGCGTTGATGAAGATGCTAATTGTCCTCAATGGGCTGCTCTCGGGGAATGCCAGAGGAATCCTGTTTTCATGGTTGGTTCTCCTGATTACTACGGTACATGTAGGAAGACTTGTAACGCTTGCTGA
- the LOC18605585 gene encoding probable prolyl 4-hydroxylase 12 isoform X2 has product MAAKVRVFLYNGFLSDEECDHLISLGHGAKEGILGINDDRVNVGTNRQLTSSEPLLNTEDKVLAMIEERISTWTFLPRDNGEPLQVRRHGLEGTEQNLDYFGNISTVALSEPLMATLILYLSNVTRGGEILFPHAEPRSKIWSDCAKSSNIVKPVKGNAILFFTTHLNASPDGSSSHARCPVLEGEMWFATKFFCLRAVKGDKVSFDSDGNECVDEDANCPQWAALGECQRNPVFMVGSPDYYGTCRKTCNAC; this is encoded by the exons ATGGCAGCCAAGGTCAG GGTCTTTCTGTATAATGGCTTTTTATCAGATGAGGAGTGCGACCACCTAATTTCTTTG GGTCATGGAGCGAAAGAAGGAATTTTAGGGATCAATGATGATCGAGTTAATGTTGGGACAAACAGGCAGCTCACAAGTTCTGAACCTTTGCTGAATACAGAA GATAAAGTACTTGCAATGATtgaggaaagaatttcaaCTTGGACTTTCCTTCCCAGAG ATAATGGTGAGCCTCTACAGGTTAGGCGCCATGGACTTGAGGGGACTGAACAAAACTTGGATTATTTTGGCAATATTTCCACAGTGGCTTTAAGCGAGCCTTTGATGGCAACTTTGATTTTGTATCTTTCAAATGTTACTAGGGGTGGTGAGATTCTTTTCCCCCACGCAGAG CCAAGGAGCAAGATATGGTCAGATTGTGCAAAGTCCAGCAATATCGTAAAACCCGTTAAGGGAAATGCGATTCTGTTTTTCACTACTCACCTCAATGCATCTCCTGATGGTAGCAGCTCACATGCCAGATGCCCTGTTCTCGAAGGAGAAATGTGGTTTGCCACCAAATTCTTCTGCCTAAGGGCTGTTAAAGGGGATAAAGTCTCATTTGACTCTGATGGAAATGAATGCGTTGATGAAGATGCTAATTGTCCTCAATGGGCTGCTCTCGGGGAATGCCAGAGGAATCCTGTTTTCATGGTTGGTTCTCCTGATTACTACGGTACATGTAGGAAGACTTGTAACGCTTGCTGA